Proteins encoded by one window of Actinocorallia herbida:
- a CDS encoding DedA family protein — MSALALNPLDAQAMITAFGTVGVAVILFAETGLLIGFFLPGDSLLFTAGLLCTTTATGTTPLSLPWVLLAAVAGALIGAPTGFVIGRRGGRLLLDRTGNRQLHRGMARAEELLTRYGHGKAIVLARFVPVVRTVLNPMAGALGVPARAFALWQILGGLLWTVGLIIAGFLLGSTIPGVDRYLLPVVCLIVVVSAVPVALELRRARRA, encoded by the coding sequence ATGTCCGCGCTCGCTTTGAACCCACTTGACGCCCAAGCCATGATCACCGCGTTCGGCACCGTCGGCGTCGCCGTGATCCTCTTCGCCGAGACCGGTCTGCTGATCGGCTTCTTCCTGCCCGGTGACTCGCTGCTGTTCACCGCGGGCCTGCTGTGCACGACGACCGCCACCGGAACCACGCCGTTGTCGCTGCCATGGGTCCTGCTCGCGGCCGTCGCCGGAGCACTGATCGGCGCGCCGACGGGCTTCGTCATCGGCCGCCGCGGCGGGCGCCTTCTGCTCGACCGGACGGGAAACAGGCAGCTCCACCGGGGCATGGCCAGAGCCGAGGAACTCCTCACCCGCTACGGCCATGGCAAAGCCATCGTCCTCGCCCGCTTCGTCCCGGTCGTGCGGACGGTGCTCAACCCGATGGCCGGCGCCCTGGGCGTGCCCGCCCGGGCCTTCGCGCTCTGGCAGATCCTCGGCGGGCTGCTGTGGACGGTCGGCCTCATCATCGCTGGATTCCTCCTCGGCAGCACGATCCCGGGCGTCGACCGGTACCTGCTGCCGGTGGTCTGCCTGATCGTCGTCGTCTCCGCCGTCCCGGTCGCACTCGAACTGCGCCGCGCGCGCCGGGCCTGA
- a CDS encoding phosphotriesterase family protein yields the protein MSVVTTVRGDVDPGSLGFTSMHEHLNADLSLMAALIKRYGAPELPPEMLELRTDNLAFLREAGAVSSSQCRTTGDVDYTTAELGFFKEVGGGAICDASPIGLRGDVRDLRAASERSGVHVIFATGLYVADCRPAEFAAMDEKALFEFFTREVEEGVEDTGIRPGFLKCALSSMDPSAELQETEVATLRTLGRISAATGLSLQVHTAFPMSHAQVLQGVDAALGTGMAPDRLVMIHMDSFLRPWDALTTYMGDMNAARNISTELQRTILDRGANIGFDSWSATTAILPDDFDRMKGLVDLLRAGYAGQIVLGHDTTTKAHGKSYGYYGFTRFPQFIPGMLTRFGFGDDVFRRLVVDNPARILAH from the coding sequence ATGAGCGTTGTGACGACGGTCCGGGGCGACGTGGACCCCGGCTCCCTCGGCTTCACCAGCATGCACGAACACCTGAACGCCGACCTCTCCCTCATGGCGGCGCTCATCAAGCGGTACGGCGCGCCGGAACTTCCCCCGGAGATGCTCGAGCTGCGAACGGACAACCTCGCGTTCCTACGCGAAGCAGGGGCCGTCTCCTCCAGCCAGTGCCGCACCACCGGCGACGTGGACTACACGACGGCGGAGCTGGGCTTCTTCAAGGAAGTGGGAGGCGGCGCGATCTGCGACGCCTCGCCGATCGGACTGCGCGGCGACGTCCGGGACCTGCGCGCCGCCTCGGAGCGTTCCGGCGTCCACGTCATCTTCGCGACCGGCCTCTACGTCGCCGACTGCCGCCCCGCCGAGTTCGCGGCAATGGACGAGAAGGCGCTCTTCGAGTTCTTCACCCGTGAGGTGGAGGAGGGCGTCGAGGACACCGGCATCCGTCCGGGGTTCCTCAAATGCGCGCTGTCCTCGATGGACCCCTCGGCGGAGCTGCAAGAGACGGAGGTCGCGACGCTCCGGACGCTCGGGCGCATCTCCGCCGCGACCGGTCTCAGCCTCCAGGTGCACACGGCCTTCCCGATGTCCCACGCCCAGGTGCTGCAGGGCGTCGATGCGGCACTCGGCACGGGGATGGCCCCCGACCGCCTGGTGATGATCCACATGGACTCGTTCCTGCGCCCGTGGGACGCCCTCACCACCTACATGGGCGACATGAACGCGGCACGGAACATCTCCACCGAGCTCCAGCGGACCATCCTCGACCGCGGGGCCAACATCGGCTTCGACTCCTGGTCGGCCACCACCGCCATCCTGCCCGACGACTTCGATCGGATGAAGGGACTGGTCGACCTGCTCCGCGCCGGATACGCCGGACAGATCGTCCTCGGGCACGACACGACCACCAAGGCGCACGGCAAGTCCTACGGGTACTACGGGTTCACCCGGTTCCCACAGTTCATTCCCGGCATGCTCACCCGGTTCGGCTTCGGCGACGACGTCTTCCGGCGTCTTGTGGTCGACAACCCGGCGAGAATCCTCGCGCACTGA
- a CDS encoding sensor histidine kinase — translation MRRRIVSLSVLASMLAISLFGIPLAVGVARYLIADERAELERMATQATLAVVNGGAGAVLPETESDVFLGLYDRSGRKIRGTGPEVGDEPVRSALGGRVTSTDSGSDFVVTIPVAGDESAIAVVRAAESRWEVSGQIGLTWLLMLGTACVAAGLTWLLARRQARRLALPIEDLAMTAARLGEGDFSVRTRPSGIPEVDEAGAALNATAARINGLITRERAFSADASHQLRTPLTGLKLRLEAALDGPTANRDRALAQAIETVDRLEDTIRDLLALARDAPRQGRPLDVAALTEEIEHTWHRDLAAHSRPLRVRVERDAPPSTASSPAVRQILAVLLDNASRHGSGTVTVTVRDASGALALDVSDEGDVGAEDTETFFRRTPTREGHRIGLAMARTLAEAENGRLTLTASSPTTFTLLLPAARTT, via the coding sequence GTGCGCAGACGCATCGTGAGCCTGAGCGTGCTGGCGTCGATGCTGGCGATCAGCCTGTTCGGCATCCCGCTGGCGGTCGGCGTGGCCCGCTACCTCATCGCCGACGAACGCGCCGAACTGGAGCGCATGGCCACCCAGGCGACCTTGGCGGTGGTGAACGGCGGCGCCGGAGCCGTGCTGCCGGAGACGGAATCCGACGTCTTCCTCGGCCTCTACGACCGGTCCGGGCGCAAGATCAGGGGGACGGGCCCCGAAGTCGGCGACGAACCTGTGCGCAGCGCTCTGGGCGGGAGGGTGACGAGCACCGACAGCGGCTCCGATTTCGTCGTCACCATCCCGGTCGCCGGGGACGAGAGCGCCATCGCCGTCGTACGCGCCGCCGAGTCCCGATGGGAGGTGTCCGGTCAGATCGGGCTGACCTGGCTGCTCATGCTCGGCACCGCCTGCGTGGCGGCAGGGCTGACCTGGCTGCTCGCGCGCCGCCAAGCCCGCAGGCTCGCGCTGCCGATCGAGGACCTCGCGATGACCGCGGCCCGCCTGGGCGAGGGCGACTTCAGCGTCCGCACCCGTCCCAGCGGCATCCCCGAGGTCGACGAGGCGGGGGCCGCCTTGAACGCCACCGCGGCGCGGATCAACGGCCTGATCACCCGGGAGCGGGCCTTCTCCGCCGACGCCTCACACCAGCTGAGAACCCCGCTCACCGGCCTGAAACTGCGCCTGGAGGCCGCTCTCGACGGACCCACCGCGAACCGCGACCGGGCGCTCGCCCAGGCGATCGAGACGGTCGACCGATTGGAGGACACGATCAGAGACCTCCTCGCCCTGGCCAGGGACGCGCCCCGGCAGGGGAGGCCGCTCGACGTGGCCGCGCTCACCGAGGAGATCGAGCACACCTGGCACCGCGATCTCGCCGCGCACTCCCGGCCGCTGCGCGTCCGCGTCGAGCGCGACGCCCCTCCCAGCACCGCGTCCTCCCCCGCGGTCCGCCAGATCCTCGCCGTCCTGCTCGACAACGCCTCCCGGCACGGCTCCGGCACGGTCACCGTCACCGTCAGGGACGCCTCCGGCGCGCTGGCCCTGGACGTCTCCGACGAAGGCGACGTCGGCGCCGAGGACACCGAAACCTTCTTCCGCCGCACCCCCACCCGCGAGGGCCACCGCATCGGCCTGGCCATGGCCCGCACCCTGGCCGAAGCCGAGAACGGCCGCCTCACCCTCACCGCCTCCTCCCCCACCACGTTCACCCTGCTGCTCCCCGCCGCCCGCACCACCTGA
- a CDS encoding AMP-binding protein encodes MTLPTTDVDRWLARFGAPDARAAELLCDGHPAEAVAFTVIEPDLSARDLTYGELADASRRFATALAERGVGRGDGVAVLMGKSRDLVVALLGIWRLGAVHVPLFTAFATPAIEFRVRASGARVIVADPDQRHKIDSLDGLDVIEGGSAFDDLVAAHPPFAGAVAVGGDGTLVQLFTSGTTGQPKGVPVPVRALAAFCSYLRYGLDVTDDDVFWNAADPGWAYGLYYAILGPLALGKASLLLRAGFSPEVTVQVLRRYAVTNLAAAPTVYRGLSKDPSVRGIRLRRASSAGEPLTPDVPQWSREALGVEVRDHYGQTELGMVIANGWHDAVRAPVKPGSMGRALPGFTAGIVDGQIAIGTDGSPLLWFAGYTDAPDKTAERFTPDGHWYLTADTGREDEDGCFFFTARDDDVVIMAGYRIGPFDVESVLITHPAVADVAVIGVPDELRGEVLHACVVLAEGRTASNGLTAELQELVKRRFAAHAYPRAVHYLDRLPKTPSGKVQRFVLRGRYGSRPS; translated from the coding sequence ATGACCCTTCCCACGACCGATGTCGACCGCTGGCTCGCCCGGTTCGGGGCTCCGGACGCCCGCGCAGCCGAACTGCTGTGCGACGGGCACCCAGCGGAGGCCGTCGCCTTCACCGTGATCGAGCCGGATCTGTCCGCCCGTGACCTGACCTACGGCGAACTGGCCGACGCGTCGCGCAGGTTCGCCACCGCCTTGGCCGAGCGCGGCGTCGGCCGCGGTGACGGCGTCGCCGTGCTCATGGGCAAGAGCCGCGATCTCGTCGTGGCCCTGCTGGGCATCTGGCGGCTCGGCGCCGTCCACGTGCCGCTGTTCACCGCCTTCGCCACGCCCGCGATCGAGTTCCGGGTCCGCGCGAGCGGCGCCCGCGTGATCGTGGCGGATCCCGACCAGCGCCACAAGATCGACTCCCTCGACGGGCTCGACGTGATCGAGGGCGGCTCCGCGTTCGACGACCTGGTGGCCGCGCACCCGCCCTTCGCCGGTGCCGTGGCCGTGGGCGGGGACGGGACCCTCGTGCAGCTGTTCACCAGCGGCACGACCGGGCAGCCCAAGGGGGTTCCGGTGCCCGTGCGCGCGCTGGCCGCCTTCTGCTCCTACCTGCGGTACGGCCTCGACGTCACCGATGACGACGTCTTCTGGAACGCCGCCGACCCCGGCTGGGCCTACGGCCTGTACTACGCGATCCTCGGCCCGCTGGCCCTGGGCAAGGCCAGTCTGCTGCTGCGCGCCGGGTTCTCACCGGAGGTCACCGTCCAGGTACTCCGCCGGTACGCGGTCACGAACCTCGCCGCCGCCCCCACCGTCTACCGCGGCCTCAGCAAGGACCCGTCGGTGCGCGGCATCCGATTGCGCCGGGCCTCGTCGGCGGGCGAACCCCTCACTCCCGACGTCCCGCAATGGTCGCGCGAGGCGCTGGGCGTGGAGGTCCGCGACCACTACGGGCAGACCGAGCTCGGCATGGTCATCGCCAACGGCTGGCACGACGCCGTCCGCGCCCCGGTGAAACCCGGCTCCATGGGACGCGCGCTCCCCGGCTTCACCGCGGGCATCGTGGACGGACAGATCGCCATCGGCACCGACGGCAGCCCGCTCCTGTGGTTCGCCGGCTACACGGACGCGCCGGACAAGACCGCCGAGCGCTTCACTCCCGACGGCCACTGGTACCTCACCGCCGACACAGGGCGCGAGGACGAGGACGGCTGCTTCTTCTTCACCGCCCGGGACGACGACGTCGTCATCATGGCCGGCTACCGCATCGGCCCGTTCGACGTCGAAAGCGTTCTCATCACCCACCCGGCGGTCGCCGACGTCGCCGTCATCGGCGTCCCCGACGAGCTCCGCGGAGAGGTCCTGCACGCCTGCGTGGTCCTGGCCGAGGGCCGCACCGCGTCGAACGGGCTGACCGCGGAACTCCAGGAACTCGTGAAGCGGCGCTTCGCCGCGCACGCCTACCCCCGGGCCGTCCACTACCTGGACCGGCTGCCCAAGACCCCCAGCGGCAAGGTCCAGCGCTTCGTCCTCCGCGGCCGGTACGGCTCCCGGCCCTCCTGA
- a CDS encoding AbrB family transcriptional regulator translates to MSIPRCSWSHVRQRSLDFLVWGAILAAMAAVGELGELGEPVIPSPHLLMPLACGMLAALNGLVRDHRPPAILSRGCQALLGVLIGSYLDTSALSEVVGEAAPLVTVTLATLVICQAAAWFMVRFNGMDRATATLGMTAGGSAAAIASAEDLGADGRQVAFMQYLRLVLIVVSTPMLLSWFLSAPRPAPGGAPAGTSWPLVSGPDQLHGLLVLAGIAVAGQITGRVLRLPSPATLGPMLMAALVTVTGLAHGFAPQGALRTVLFTTVGLEVGLRFSRRTVWRLRRILPATLLCTVIVSAACGTLAWVVSRFTRIPFADSYLATTPGGINAVLATASSMHADVPLVSSVQGLRLFAVALIAPVVIKLTLRVWTRRQRGPGPSA, encoded by the coding sequence ATGTCTATCCCAAGGTGCTCCTGGAGCCATGTGCGGCAGCGGAGCCTCGACTTTCTGGTGTGGGGTGCGATCCTGGCGGCCATGGCGGCGGTCGGCGAACTCGGCGAACTCGGCGAACCCGTCATCCCGTCGCCCCACCTGCTCATGCCGCTGGCCTGCGGAATGCTCGCCGCGCTGAACGGACTGGTGCGCGACCACCGCCCGCCCGCGATCCTGAGCCGTGGCTGCCAGGCCCTCCTCGGCGTGCTGATCGGCAGTTACCTGGACACCTCGGCGCTCAGCGAAGTCGTCGGCGAGGCCGCGCCGCTGGTCACGGTGACCCTGGCGACGCTGGTCATCTGCCAGGCGGCGGCCTGGTTCATGGTGCGCTTCAACGGAATGGACCGTGCCACCGCGACCCTCGGGATGACGGCGGGAGGGTCCGCCGCCGCGATCGCGTCCGCGGAGGACCTCGGGGCGGACGGGCGGCAGGTGGCATTCATGCAGTACCTGAGGCTCGTCCTGATCGTGGTCAGCACGCCGATGCTGCTGAGCTGGTTCCTGTCCGCTCCTCGTCCCGCGCCCGGCGGCGCGCCCGCAGGCACCTCCTGGCCCCTGGTGAGCGGCCCGGACCAGCTGCACGGTCTCCTTGTGCTCGCGGGCATCGCCGTGGCGGGCCAGATCACGGGAAGGGTCCTGCGGCTGCCCAGCCCCGCCACGCTCGGGCCCATGCTGATGGCGGCTCTGGTCACCGTCACCGGACTCGCACACGGATTCGCACCCCAAGGGGCGCTGCGGACGGTGCTGTTCACCACGGTCGGCCTCGAGGTCGGCCTTCGCTTCTCCCGCCGGACCGTCTGGAGGCTGCGGCGGATCCTTCCGGCCACCCTCCTGTGCACGGTCATCGTCAGCGCCGCCTGCGGAACGCTGGCCTGGGTCGTCTCCCGGTTCACCCGCATACCGTTCGCCGACTCCTACCTGGCGACCACCCCCGGAGGCATCAACGCGGTCCTGGCCACCGCGTCCTCGATGCACGCCGACGTCCCCCTCGTCTCCAGCGTGCAGGGCCTCCGCCTCTTCGCCGTGGCGCTCATCGCACCCGTGGTGATCAAGCTGACGCTGCGCGTCTGGACACGGCGGCAGCGCGGCCCTGGCCCGAGCGCCTGA